In Ipomoea triloba cultivar NCNSP0323 chromosome 15, ASM357664v1, one genomic interval encodes:
- the LOC116006540 gene encoding protein FATTY ACID EXPORT 1, chloroplastic has product MSSSAISQLSCFSSVTRRAQLRSRFSPSPALRPKVFMSNDGRGTDVSSVEDKSALSYTTDPLKPHGGRPENPLSASEESVNGKNSSDPLQGTNDLAGENITYQPKRAAKIHDFCFGIPFGTFVLSGGLVGFIFSRNITTLGNGVLFGGALLALSTVSLKVWRQGKSSLPFILGQAVLAGFLLWKNVQTYSLTKKVFPTGLYAAISAAMLCFYFYVVISGGNPPPKKMKSSAVAAS; this is encoded by the exons ATGTCGTCGTCGGCGATTTCTCAGCTCTCTTGCTTCTCTTCCGTAACTCGCCGTGCACAGCTCCGCTCCCGATTCTCTCCTTCCCCTGCTCTTCGCCCCAAG GTTTTTATGAGTAATGATGGGCGAGGCACAGATGTATCCAGTGTAGAGGATAAGTCTGCTCTAAGCTATACTACGGATCCATTAAAACCACACGGTGGAAGACCAGAAAACCCACTTTCAGCTTCAGAAGAATCTGTAAATGGAAAAAATTCAAGTGATCCATTACAAGGAACAAATGACCTGGCAGGAGAAAATATCACCTATCAACCTAAAAGGGCTGCAAAAATTCATGATTTCTGTTTTGGAATTCCCTTTG GCACTTTTGTTCTAAGTGGGGGACTGGTTGGTTTTATTTTCTCAAGAAATATTACTACCCTAGGTAACGGTGTGCTATTTGGAGGTGCTTTGCTGGCTCTCAGCACTGTTAGCTTGAAGGTGTGGAGACAAGGAAAATCTAGCTTGCCATTTATACTAGGCCAAGCAG TACTCGCTGGCTTTCTTCTATGGAAGAATGTGCAGACCTATTCATTG ACTAAGAAAGTGTTTCCAACTGGCCTTTATGCTGCCATAAG TGCTGCAATGTTGTGCTTTTACTTCTATGTGGTTATATCTGGGGGTAATCCACCACCGAAGAAAATGAAGTCATCTGCTGTAGCTGCATCATAG
- the LOC116006538 gene encoding DNA repair protein recA homolog 2, mitochondrial, with product MVAQSFKFLRLNTCSNPRLSSFLSPKSWNGIAWRRAFNSQASSAGSEFEFDEVHKHSEFECDEVTNDAKVTEKNTALRSALSQLACDFGTESMLSLQRFFGARRAPVISTGSLKLDQALGIGGLPKGRIVEIYGREASGKTTLALHVIKEAQKLGGYCAYLDVENAMDPLLAEAIGVNTDNLLISQPDSAENLLSVVDTLTKSASVDVIVVDSVAALIPQLEIDRCISDSDSHRDAQSKIMTRALRKIHYSLCNSNTLIIFVNQVRSKVQSSKAFGRAEEVTCGGNALPFYAAVRLRMIRKELLKANDKITGLRVSVQVVKNKLAPAMANAELRIEFGRGICDEVEEALELACEHGVILQEGNGYFIEGEVLNSKEEAEAYLAENDGALDQVIKSLRAQLFRREGSS from the exons atggtggCTCAATCCTTTAAGTTTCTTCGTCTCAATACTTGTTCAAATCCTCGCCTTAGCTCTTTCCTATCCCCCAAATCTTGG AACGGAATTGCTTGGAGAAGGGCATTCAATTCTCAGGCATCTTCTGCAG GTTCGGAATTTGAGTTTGACGAGGTCCACAAACATTCTGAGTTTGAATGTGATGAGGTCACCAATGATGCCAAAGTTACAGAGAAAAATACTGCATTGCGCTCGGCTCTTTCACAGCTTGCGTGTGACTTTGGCACCGAGTCCATGTTATCATTGCAACGCTTCTTTGGTGCTAGACGTGCACCCGTGATATCAACTGGCTCGCTTAAGCTTGATCAAGCACTAGGCATTGGAGGACTGCCAAAG GGAAGAATTGTTGAAATTTACGGGCGGGAAGCATCAGGCAAGACAACTCTTGCTCTTCATGTGATCAAAGAGGCGCAAAAACTTGGAG GTTATTGTGCATACCTTGATGTGGAGAACGCAATGGACCCCTTGCTCGCAGAAGCAATAGGCGTAAATACAGACAATCTCCTTATTTCCCAGCCAGATTCTGCTGAAAACCTGCTGAGTGTAGTGGATACTCTGACAAAGAGTGCATCTGTTGATGTTATTGTAGTTGATAGT GTGGCTGCTCTTATTCCGCAACTTGAGATTGATAGGTGTATCAGTGACAGTGACTCCCACAGAGATGCACAATCCAAAATAATGACACGAGCACTGCGGAAAATTCATTATTCACTCTGCAATTCTAATActcttattatttttgttaaccAG GTGAGATCGAAAGTGCAATCCTCCAAAGCTTTTGGACGTGCAGAGGAGGTAACTTGTGGCGGAAACGCATTGCCATTCTATGCTGCTGTGAGATTGAGAATGATTAGAAAAGAACTGCTCAAGGCTAATGACAAG ATTACGGGGCTTAGGGTTTCTGTGCAAGTCGTGAAAAACAAACTAGCTCCTGCAATGGCAAATGCTGAATTAAGAATAGAGTTTGGGAGAGGCATTTGCGATGAAGTTGAGGAGGCATTGGAACTGGCTTGTGAACATGGAGTCATTTTACAAGAAGGAAACGGGTATTTCATAGAGGGGGAGGTTTTAAACAGCAAAGAAGAAGCCGAGGCCTATCTTGCTGAAAACGATGGGGCTTTAGATCAAGTTATAAAATCCTTAAGAGCCCAGTTGTTCAGAAGAGAGGGATCGTCGTAG
- the LOC116006539 gene encoding protein IQ-DOMAIN 14: MGRIRSWLNYVKQLFIPARKPKAEISLVQKTLHDTTEEQRKHALTVALATAAAAEAAVASAKFAATVFREANARHEILEIKNSAAIKIQSAYRAYLARKALSALKGLVKIQAMIRGEIARRRLIAILKCMIPFPNSLLHIQLLRAPILDDSRYENQKKLLMSQNDITRSRELKQLRFHVHGTRDFNVDSNKDVENLWPRKQEAIVRRKRIKKYYSSSPRGRRNGEILLEPLAIKEDQGGCRFNQWTESNLLSKIAVSNSPRGGMNQMKQVHGRHARNQDLIDEPTSTPPRRLLSPIRQKICYDSSPVHSPTFPNYMTDTESERARVRARARSRSTPRQQSRFYDDYPAKHSPYSARCSRSLYTDEMSARDGNTRITDIVSMDVQGFYCY, from the exons ATGGGAAGAATAAGAAGCTGGTTAAATTATGTGAAACAACTATTTATTCCTGCAAGAAAACCAAAAGCAGAAATTTCCCTTGTTCAGAAAACATTACATGACACAACAGAGGAGCAGAGAAAACATGCTTTGACTGTAGCTCTAGCTACAGCAGCTGCAGCCGAGGCTGCAGTGGCTTCTGCCAAATTTGCAGCCACAGTTTTCCGGGAAGCAAATGCTCGACATGAAATTCTAGAGATAAAAAACTCTGCAGCTATCAAAATCCAAAGTGCTTATCGTGCTTACCTT GCTAGGAAAGCCTTAAGTGCACTGAAGGGACTAGTGAAGATTCAAGCAATGATTCGAGGTGAAATTGCAAGACGCAGATTAATAGCCATATTGAAATGCATGATTCCCTTTCCAAATTCACTGTTACACATTCAGCTGTTGAGAGCTCCCATTCTGGATGATAGTCGTtatgaaaatcaaaagaaaCTGCTCATGAGCCAAAATGACATCACGAGATCTCGTGAACTGAAG CAACTCCGGTTTCATGTCCATGGCACAAGGGATTTCAATGTGGATTCAAACAAAGATGTCGAAAATTTGTGGCCGAGAAAGCAAGAGGCGATTGTCAGAAGAAAGCGGATTAAGAAATACTACTCGTCATCTCCTAGG GGGAGGAGAAATGGTGAGATTCTGCTAGAACCTCTAGCCATCAAGGAAGACCAAGGGGGCTGCAGATTTAATCAATGGACAGAATCTAACTTGCTGTCAAAGATTGCAGTGTCCAATAGTCCTCGAGGTGGCATGAATCAGATGAAACAAGTCCATGGAAGACATGCCCGTAACCAAGACCTTATAGACGAACCAACTTCCACACCACCAAGGAGATTATTATCTCCTATAAGACAGAAAATTTGTTATGATAGCTCTCCAGTGCATTCTCCTACCTTCCCAAATTACATGACTGATACAGAATCTGAAAGAGCAAGGGTGAGGGCAAGGGCAAGGTCAAGGAGCACCCCAAGGCAACAGTCGAGGTTCTATGATGATTATCCTGCCAAACATTCTCCTTACAGTGCAAGATGTTCAAGGAGTCTGTACACTGATGAAATGTCTGCCAGAGATGGAAATACTAGAATTACCGATATAGTATCCATGGATGTACAAGGATTTTACTGCTATTGA
- the LOC116006541 gene encoding deoxyuridine 5'-triphosphate nucleotidohydrolase-like isoform X2, whose protein sequence is MTARNFEENRRLHDFTMAGNLSSSSADMKASAPSKFVGGAPPYFRVKKLSENAVLPSRGSPLSAGYDLSSAAEIKVPARGKALIPTDLSIAVPEGTYARIAPRSGLAWKHSIDVGAGVIDADYRGAVGVILFNHSDVEFQVKVGDRIAQLIIQNIVTPEVEEVDDLDSTVRGSGGFGSTGV, encoded by the exons ATGACGGCGAGAAACTTTGAAGAGAATAGGAGGCTTCACgatttta CGATGGCCGGAAATCTCAGCTCTTCATCCGCAGACATGAAGGCCTCCGCGCCTTCGAAGTTCGTCGGCGGTGCTCCTCCTTATTTCCGCGTCAAGAAGCTCTCTGAGAACGCGGTGCTGCCCTCTCGAGGCTCCCCTCTATCCGCCGGCTACGATCTATCCAG TGCTGCAGAGATTAAAGTTCCGGCGAGAGGCAAGGCTTTGATCCCTACCGATCTCAGCATCGCCGTTCCTGAAGGAACCTATGCTCGCATTg CGCCGCGGTCAGGACTGGCATGGAAGCATTCGATTGATGTAGGGGCGGGGGTGATTGATGCGGATTACAGAGGAGCAGTTGGGGTGATACTGTTCAACCATTCCGATGTGGAGTTCCAAGTTAAGGTTGGTGACAGAATTGCACAGCTTATCATTCAAAATATCGTGACGCCGGAGGTGGAAGAAGTCGACGATCTCGACTCCACAGTGAGAGGCTCCGGTGGCTTCGGGTCCACTGGAGTTTGA
- the LOC116006541 gene encoding deoxyuridine 5'-triphosphate nucleotidohydrolase-like isoform X1, whose amino-acid sequence MAGVMLAPYGFLGQNRPTYSPPFSISSKSTHFHSNSQLHALTVSAMAGNLSSSSADMKASAPSKFVGGAPPYFRVKKLSENAVLPSRGSPLSAGYDLSSAAEIKVPARGKALIPTDLSIAVPEGTYARIAPRSGLAWKHSIDVGAGVIDADYRGAVGVILFNHSDVEFQVKVGDRIAQLIIQNIVTPEVEEVDDLDSTVRGSGGFGSTGV is encoded by the exons ATGGCGGGAGTTATGTTGGCGCCATACGGTTTCCTAGGGCAAAATCGCCCTACATATTCACCGCCATTTTCGATTTCTTCTAAATCGACACATTTCCACTCTAATTCTCAACTACACGCACTAACTGTCTCAGCGATGGCCGGAAATCTCAGCTCTTCATCCGCAGACATGAAGGCCTCCGCGCCTTCGAAGTTCGTCGGCGGTGCTCCTCCTTATTTCCGCGTCAAGAAGCTCTCTGAGAACGCGGTGCTGCCCTCTCGAGGCTCCCCTCTATCCGCCGGCTACGATCTATCCAG TGCTGCAGAGATTAAAGTTCCGGCGAGAGGCAAGGCTTTGATCCCTACCGATCTCAGCATCGCCGTTCCTGAAGGAACCTATGCTCGCATTg CGCCGCGGTCAGGACTGGCATGGAAGCATTCGATTGATGTAGGGGCGGGGGTGATTGATGCGGATTACAGAGGAGCAGTTGGGGTGATACTGTTCAACCATTCCGATGTGGAGTTCCAAGTTAAGGTTGGTGACAGAATTGCACAGCTTATCATTCAAAATATCGTGACGCCGGAGGTGGAAGAAGTCGACGATCTCGACTCCACAGTGAGAGGCTCCGGTGGCTTCGGGTCCACTGGAGTTTGA
- the LOC116006799 gene encoding serine/threonine-protein phosphatase 2A activator-like, translating to MESHRHSRVSLRKRKRKRSRSPPIVFPSTCVICGHRTAHGSPPPPATENLGPAMAREAMMYMPVPKPQTVDPPSSRTFQAPSTAIQDQMHVNRFHSSATCKNFIGFVVALSESVRSLKVSDPCRVSPAISTVVSTLQTLISFVDEIPPAPAPQSSRCGNVAYRTWHERMRSNAESYMIQFLPPNLHPYTVELVPYFTDSFGNADRIDYGTGHETHFAAWLYCLARLGVVKEVDYQALVTKVFVKYLELMRKLQLTYSLEPAASHGVWGLDDYHILPFIFGSSQLIGHKYIKPKSIRNEDIVQNFSNEYLYFSCVAFTKEVKKGLLAKHSPILYDTSQVPNWDTVNSGLLKMYKVEVLQQVPIMQHFLFGSLIRWCVSYPLHGILREITWHLEVD from the exons ATGGAGTCCCACCGCCACAGCAGAGTTTCACTCCGAAAACGAAAACGAAAACGATCACGATCACCGCCAATTGTCTTCCCGTCGACATGCGTGATATGCGGCCACCGCACTGCCCACGGCTCCCCACCTCCTCCTGCCACCGAGAACCTCGGCCCTGCCATGGCTAGGGAGGCCATGATGTACATGCCAGTTCCGAAGCCTCAAACGGTGGATCCGCCTTCCTCTCGCACTTTTCAAGCCCCGAGCACGGCAATCCAGGACCAAATGCACGTCAATCGCTTCCACTCCTCCGCCACTTGCAAGAACTTCATCGGCTTCGTTGTCGCCCTCTCCGAGTCTGTTCGCTCCCTCAAGGTCTCGGATCCATGCCGCGTGTCTCCCGCTATCTCCACCGTGGTTTCAACCCTCCAAACTTTGATTTCCTTCGTCGATGAGATCCCTCCCGCTCCGGCGCCCCAATCCTCCCGATGCGGCAACGTAGCTTACCGGACTTGGCACGAGCGAATGCGTTCCAACGCCGAGTCTTACATGATTCAATTCCTTCCTCCAAACCTCCATCCTTACACGGTCGAGCTTGTTCCCTACTTCACTGATAGTTTCGGCAATGCTGATCGAATCGACTACG GAACTGGCCACGAAACACATTTTGCTGCCTGGCTTTACTGTTTAGCAAGATTAGGAGTTGTGAAAGAAGTGGATTACCAAGCTCTTGTAACCAAGGTTTTTGTGAAGTACTTGGAGTTGATGAGGAAATTGCAATTGACCTATAGTCTTGAACCTGCGGCTTCCCATGGGGTCTGGGGACTAGATGACTATCACATCTTGCCATTTATTTTTGGCTCATCGCAGCTGATTGGTCACAAGTACATCAAGCCAAAATCAATTCGTAATGAAGATATCGTGCAGAACTTTTCGAATGAGTACCTCTACTTCTCGTGCGTTGCTTTTACAAAGGAGGTGAAGAAGGGGTTGTTGGCAAAACATTCTCCTATATTGTATGATACAAGTCAGGTGCCAAATTGGGATACGGTTAATAGTGGTTTGCTTAAGATGTATAAAGTGGAAGTCTTGCAACAGGTTCCCATCATGCAGCATTTCCTTTTTGGCTCCTTAATTAGATGGTGTGTTTCTTATCCTCTTCAT GGAATATTAAGGGAAATAACGTGGCATCTGGAAGTGGATTAA
- the LOC116007367 gene encoding U4/U6 small nuclear ribonucleoprotein PRP4-like protein → MDVDEENSVEPTETSSVITDNQNVASALGAISLQPVQPLAPPVIIPPIAPAIAPRPVVAPPLAPLPVRPSVLKPPSVTQNGDMRASDSDSDHDESGSGAMAGSTQEYEISEESKLVRERQEKAMQELLLKRRAAALAVPTNDMAVRARLRRLGEPITFFGEREMERRDRLRALMARLDAEGQLERLMKAHEDEEASASAAPTEEEEIIYPFYTEGSKSLLQARIEIAKYSILKSALRLDRARRKRDDPDEDLDAEIDLALNQAGSLVLDCSEIGDDRPLSGCSLSHDGEMLATCALNGVAKLWSMPQVQKVSTLKGHTERATDVVFSPTSNHLATASADRTARLWNAEGSLLRTFEGHLDRLARIAFHPCGKYLGTTSFDKTWRLWDVETGEELLLQEGHSRSVYGLSFHHDGSLAASCGLDALARVWDLRTGRSILAFEGHVKPVLGISFSPNGYHLATGGEDNTCRIWDLRKRKSLYTIPAHSNLISQVKFEPQEGYFLVTASYDMTAKVWSSRDFKPVRTLSGHEAKVTSLDVGADGQLVATVSHDRTIKLWSSKSSEKEKAMDID, encoded by the exons ATGGATGTGGATGAGGAAAATTCTGTGGAACCTACAGAGACTTCTTCTGTTATTACTGATAATCAGAATGTAGCTTCTGCCCTGGGTGCAATTTCACTTCAACCAGTTCAACCACTTGCACCACCTGTAATCATACCTCCTATTGCACCTGCCATTGCTCCAAGACCTGTAGTTGCTCCGCCTCTGGCACCTCTCCCTGTTCGACCATCAGTTCTTAAGCCTCCTTCAGTGACACAGAATGGAGACATGCGGGCTAGTGATTCAGATTCTGACCATGATGAATCAGGATCAGGTGCAATGGCTGGCTCTACTCAAGAATATGAGATTtctgaagagagcaaactggtGAGAGAGAGACAAGAAAAAGCCATGCAGGAGCTTCTTTTGAAGCGAAGAGCTGCTGCTCTGGCAGTCCCTACAAATGACATGGCTGTTCGAGCTCGTCTTCGTAGACTTGGTGAACCCATAACCTTTTTTGGAGAAAGGGAAATGGAAAGACGGGATCGACTGCGAGCACTTATGGCGAGACTTGATGCAGAAGGGCAGCTGGAAAGACTGATGAAAGCTCATGAGGATGAAGAAGCTTCAGCTTCTGCTGCACCCACTGAGGAGGAGGAGATTATATACCCATTTTATACTGAGGGGTCAAAATCTCTTTTACAGGCCCGAATAGAAATTGCAAAGTACTCTATTCTGAAGTCAGCCTTGCGTCTTGATCGTGCTAGGAGAAAAAGGGATGATCCTGATGAAGATTTGGATGCTGAAATAGATTTGGCTTTAAACCAGGCAGGAAGCCTGGTCCTTGATTGCAGTGAAATTGGAGATGATCGACCACTTTCTGGTTGCTCACTATCACATGATGGTGAGATGCTTGCCACCTG TGCTCTGAATGGAGTTGCAAAATTGTGGAGCATGCCTCAAGTACAGAAGGTTTCTACCCTTAAGGGGCACACCGAACGAGCTACTGATGTCGTATTCTCTCCCACATCCAATCATCTAGCAACCGCATCTGCTGATCGAACTGCAAGGTTGTGGAATGCAGAAGGGTCTCTTTTGAGGACATTTGAGGGCCATTTGGATCGTCTAGCCCGGATTGCCTTCCATCCATGTGGAAAGTACTTGGGCACAACTAGCTTTGACAAGACTTGGAGATTATGGGATGTAGAAACTGGTGAGGAATTGCTTCTTCAAGAAGGTCACAGTAGGAGTGTATATGGACTATCTTTTCACCATGATGGTTCCTTAGCTGCATCTTGCGGACTAGATGCTCTTGCTCGTGTTTGGGATCTTAGGACAGGAAGAAGCATTCTTGCTTTCGAAGGCCATGTTAAACCT GTTCTAGGTATCAGTTTTTCTCCTAATGGGTATCATTTAGCTACTGGTGGTGAAGATAATACTTGCCGAATTTGGGACCTAAGGAAGAGAAAATCCCTTTACACAATACCTGCTCACTCTAATCTCATCTCTCAAGTTAAGTTTGAACCCCAGGAAGGATACTTTTTGGTGACTGCTTCATATGATATGACGGCTAAG GTGTGGTCATCAAGAGATTTTAAGCCAGTGAGGACACTATCTGGGCATGAAGCCAAAGTTACATCATTGGATGTTGGGGCAG ATGGACAACTTGTTGCTACAGTTTCACACGATCGAACTATAAAGCTATGGTCTAGCAAAAGCAGTGAAAAGGAAAAAGCAATGGATATTGACTAG